The genomic DNA TTCTGAATATGAACAATATGTCAGTCGTGATctgaaattttcaaaaatcaaCAAGACCTTATCAATGGGATAATCCAGGGACATTTAActattttttatgaaaataagaGTTCCTTGTAAACCCCAAAACAGATTTCATTTCCCGAGAAGAGTCAAGCATTTGAAGTGATCCTATTCTGTCCTAATTAATACCATATTATTAAGATCAAAGTCAGTGCTTTATTCTTAGCAGATACATTTCTCATTCATAGATATCATGGTAGGTCTTTTCCATCACATGAGTGGGAAATTCCTGAACTAAGGTATCTTGTGACTTTGCATACCTAAATATGCAACTCTTTAGAGATTGTTTTAGAAAGCCATTAGGATTATTAATAGAGGGCTACTGTATCTGTATAAACTTTAGAAGACTGCCAGATTAAATTGTTTAAATTACTGCTACTAGGAGATCCAACAATGGCAAAGAATGGCTCTGCAGTTACTTGCTAACAAAACtggccattttttttcttaacatcatACCATTATCTTCCAATTGTATAGGTTCTGAGGTTATCATTTAAAAACTAATTGTGATGCGATGAGCAACAGTTCCATTGGTTTTTAAATTTCACTCATAGGTCCATAATTATTTTGGTAATACTCTTTGAGAAAGAAGAGTAGGTCAGAATAAATGCTTAGTCTGTTTCTGTTATTGAATCTCTGAATCCCTTCTACAGAGTGTAGTGAACATTAGCATCCTCACTTAACGAAAACCACTGTGTGCCAGTGAAGTTCCAAAAGTTCTTTTTACCTGGTTCGTTTCTGTCATCATAAAGTCGTCGATGGGAAAAtgaatctgttttcctttttccacacAACAAGTAGCCAGCAAGACTAAGCAATGAAGCTCCCAGGATAGCACCCAAAATGGCCCCAAATACTActcctgtatttctattttctagagaaaaaagaaaaattaatttacagtaagaaatagataataaaaagaaagagggcaatacaattagcatgtatagtgcgtggggggcacggggagggctgtgcaacacagagaagacaagtagtgattttacagcatcttactacgcagacagacagtgactgtgaaagggtatgtggggggggacttggtgaaagggggagcctagtaaacataatgttcttcatgtaattgtagattaatgataccaaaataaaaaaaaatgaaaaaagaaaaaaaagaaatagaaaataattattcaggaacagaaatatatatttgcaGACTTTCTATATACCAAAGAATTTTTTTGTTAATTCAAGAATAGTGATaattttgtgtgtgagtgtgtttaatCAACTATGGAGTATTTGGGATATATTGGCAAATATACTTCCTGATAAAACCACACTTAAAATTTTAGATTGCCTTGAAGTACTTCTAAGTCTTAGTTTATAACTGTGTCTCATTACTTATTAACACCAATAGTATGGAAATGCCATGTgtattcctttaaaatataatttctatgTTGAATAAACTTTTAATCAGCTCTGAATTTCTGATGAACTTTAATGATGAAATGAACTTTTTGAGCTTGTTATACTAAttcaaaagtaaaaagctaatggGAATAAGTGGGTAATAGGAAATGGACCCAGAAAACCCCAAGTGCAAAGGCACTATAAGGAAACAGTAATATATTCTGATACGAGATTATTTCCAAGTACAACAAATAGACCAAAGCATGATGTTTACAATACCTTGCACATAGAGAACAGATGTGTAGCAAAATTATTACTAAAATTAAAGTAAAGCAGGTTAACCAAGTTTTCTTTTGAGTAAATACCAATGGAAAGAGTAAGTATTCAGAATCTTCGATATGTACATTGGGTTTAGATagacaaaagagaaagaatactTTTTTAAATAGTTGTGATAGaatataaaagaatgcatgaatgaaagaATGTGTTAAATctatagaaaaaatgaaaatatatgtgtatacaatATATTGGTGACAGTGCTTTATAATAAAGcctaattttcaaaatttaaaacttttgctatACAGTAGCAACAACCTCCAAATAGGAATTTGTATATATGGTTTGAAGTttacatcatcaatataatttgTAAGTTATATTAGAAATCAAAGAGTTCATAGgggaaaaagtattttttaaaatttcagggaACCAAAAACATGGTGAGATCTGAAAAAACATAAAGAATTTTCATTAAATACTAGAGATTTTTTCCACTTCTGTTTTGATGCTTGACATAATCCCTgaatgaaacataaaaatgtcCCCATAGTATAATTTTCTTGTGATACTgctaaattacatttttatggtGTTCAGGAGGTAAAAAACCAAAAATTAAGGAGTTTTTCCCTTTATTGAgagtttatttagatttttaaaaataaagcagtgtTCTATTTTCCCATGATACTGTGGTATCAGGTAATTTATAAATTCccttatttcatttagtgttcaaaatacacacacatacatttttaaagttcagtTGTATAGTATTCATAAAAGCATGTGGAATTTCTAGGTCTTTCTAAGATATAGTGAAAATTGTTACTCAAAACCGTACCACTCCCTCAGTCTCTATTTCTTGGCAACCTAACCTACTTCTCATTTTGTCCCCTTGTCTCATTGCACTCCTCTCAGTAATGAGTAGTGCATCTGGGCTTCAGCCTAGAATCCCTCACGCATGGTTGCCCCCAAGAAGTGAGAACCAGCTGTGCTATCAAGTCTCCTCCTTTTTTCAATATGGCACATTCCTTAGATGCAATCTATATGACTTACCTGGAGATTCAGTCTTACACAAAGGTAAAGTTAAATCCACTTATATTTACCTTCTTGGGGATCTGATGTATTTGGGAAGATTTTTGAATTATTGGTAAATTTTAAAGTGGGTTGTGGAGTTGTTTCCTGATAGGGAGTATCACTGTCACTGGGTGTTGTGAGCCATCCATCTGCTCCTGTCGTGGGTTTCACAGACGCGGTGTTTCGTGCTGGAGGGAGCATGCCAACTGTAATGGAATTGTTGTCAAGAGTTTTCACGGTATCATTAGCCAAAGGCCAAGGGAACGTTTCTGGAGATACGGCAGATGTAATGTTGGGATGTGCTGTTACAGATGAGTTCAAAGGTAATTTAGAAACAAAGCTGTGGATCAAGGGAGGGCTTTCGGGAGTCATGGGTGAGGGCCTTGGACTCCCAGAAATGTTGTATGATgacaaattatcaaagaaatctGTTGTCCCATGGGTTTCATTTGATGGATCCCAAAAAGAGAAATTTCTTATCTTGGGATTGGAGGTCTCTTTGTCTTCTTTATCTGAGTTTAAATTTGTTTCACTTTCCAAAGGAACAGATTCATTTTCCAGAGTTTTTAAGCCTTTTGCCATGCTttgtgttctgtttttttctagaacttctcctccatggcttccaaacagtagtaaactaaataaaattgaaatcaaCAGAATTTTGGCTGAGGTCAGCATGGTAGCCTTCTTTGGTTTTGGTGTGATTAAGGGGAATCTGAAAGAAAATAGCAACCATTTGAATTATTAAATGAAGTATGAAAGTTTTCTTAATGGATCTACATTTTTTAAGTGATAAAAAAATGTATCTACATTTTTTAAGTGATAAAAATTGAGATGATACAGTAAACTATTCTAAAAGCTTGTTTTCTTGGGATTCCATACAAAACTAGAGTCACTGGGTGCTATTTTCTATAtaatatttcttccttctttcttctaggGAAATGCCATGGGGAAACTGTCAATCCAGACATCACTATTGCACTATTTCAAAGATTATTTAGCTTGGGACAAGTTgaaaacgcacacacacacacacacactattttaTATGTACTGctaagtaaaaatttaaaagtaCTGTAAATATAGAACATGTAGAGCTAGATGATTTCTTCAACCTATTAAAATCATGTTCTTTATAAATATGCAATTTagcatattttttataaaaatgatgtaACTGATAATACACTAAACAGACCATTTAAAAATGAGTCTATCAGGAACTCcacttgaaaacattttattacCTACTTTGAGTTTTCTTGAATTTGAAATTAATATCCCTTTTTTACAATACTTCTCACTTCACAGGGCCCTTCTTCCTATTAATCCCAAGAAAGACATTTAGATTTTAGGACAGTCTCTAATTGTATTCCCTTACTATATAGATGAAGAATCTGGATTATTTGTGAGAAAAATTACATAGCTAGATGGTTGCAGAGTTGGGGGTTGAAACCATAGTCTTGACCTCCATTCCAGGcacataattttgccttttaagTGTGGAAGTGCCACAATTCAGAGATAGGAGGATTTGGGGGAAAGGTTTTGAAATTAGATTTACATTAAAATTCTGGCTTCTGCCACAAATAACCATAAAAACAATCATCATAATAATCAGTTGCTTTCTCATCATAATAATAATCATACTGATTTCACCTtgttgttttgaagattaaatgtagTGATTTAAGTAGAAGTAATCTGAGTGATATCTGGCCTTAAGAAAGCAGTTAACAAACATTAACTTCTACTTCTTCTTATTAAAACACAATAATATTTCTACAAGTATAGTCCATAAAGTTTACAATAtcatcccatttaatcctcacagtgatCCCTGAGACTAAAAAAAAACAGCTTCATttgtggatgaagaaactgaggttcagagtggcTAATAATGGAAACTACTGAATGAAAAAGCACTGAATGCCGTCTACTGACTCCAACCTAAGTGctaaaatttaaagtatttttaattgaaaaaaaattcttaaaaaaaccTCAGACTATCGCTCCTCAAGCAATCAGTCTGAAAACTGATTTCATATTCTTCAGATAGGACCGTAAAGCTTATTTTCATTAGAAGCCTCCCAGTTGACAGATAAGAAAAGGGAGGAAGTACAACTGCTATTAGTTAAGTGCAGTATTActtaacatttcttaaaaactCTCAGAAGTTTTACAATTATTTTCAACCTTGATGATTTTTCATTAGGGTCTGAGGAGCCTGTGCATACTCCCTCTGATTATCTTTTGGCTTTAAGTGCCCCACCTCCTTGCGTAATGTTTTCTTATATGTATCTGTAATATATCctaatataatatttttcttcaaaagcTTTTAGCAAGCAGTACATACTGAGGATTCCAAGGTTTCAGAGAGACACCATCTTCTatttcctatgtttatcacttaagaaaattttacttaaaaagcaAGGCAGGCAGTACCTCACGAACACCCCAAATATTCATTTCTACTTTAAGAAAATCCCCAAAATTGTTTCTATGGGTTCTAGATGGACATCTTCACCATGTAGTTCACAAACTGACATTAACACAACAGGAGTAATTATCTCCAGAACCTACAATTCACCAATATTTCATtaagtttgaaaaataaaataacacatttcAAATACAGTTCAGTTTAGttgaaaaatatttccatgtACCTTTCTCAGAAACATCTTTCTCCTGTGAACTCTGTCAAGTTTATAGAAAAACATTATAGCCTTTTTCATATCTACTCTCAGTGATCTGGGTATTTTGTAATTATACTCAGCCACCTGACATCAAATCAGTTTGATGTGCTTTCCCTATGCCTAGGTTTTCTAGTTATTTTCTCTTCCTAATAAAGTAGTcaccagaagggaaaaaaatgccccttagttttcttctatttttcttaaaatgttccaTGAGGAACGTGGCATCGAGCTTCCCATAATGAGAACCCACACATCATGAGTCAACAAAATGAGTTCTATTGTTCCCGCTTCACTTTGCGTGTAACATTGAACCACCAAGGGAATCCCTCTACCCTTCAACCAACTTTTGGTTGTAACTTGAAAACCTAAGGAATCAATACCCCAAGTGAGCCAagctttctgtttcttcatataatttatctccagggaaaagagaaaaagggaagagaGGAATGAGATGATATGTTGAATACTATTTGCAGTTTAGTCCAAAATTAATACAGTTGTGGGTAAGGCTTTTGTGAATATTGGTCTATTCCAGTTGTCCAGGCATGGCATTGGAGGACAACTTTGTTTCTGCTCCCCACCTGGCTTCTCAGAGAAGCCGTTTATACCTCTTAAAGTTCCCTTCATCTTAAAGGGATAGAAGCAGCCAGAAATTGAAGACATCAGCTGTTCACAACCTCAGTCCTGGACTTTGCTAAAGCAAGAACTAGGCAATTTGGTGAAGATTGACTCCATTCTGAATTGAACAAATCATGTTGTAAATAGCAAAGGCTAATGAAGGTGGTACAGAGAACAATAAAagaattctgtactctttctctgtattttcctcttttccactCTCCAGCTCtagatatttaaactgtcttatatatatttgttatataaagCTAAAGTTATACTGGGTGATGGATGGCATGCTTGTATGTGTGCCCAAGTTCATCTGTCAACCAAGCAGACAGAAGGTGGGATGAAAGAAAAGTGAAATTATACAGGGAGAGAAAATCAGGAGAACCAGGTAGCATCATTCCCTCTCCTATTCTTTGCCCTTTCTTGCCCTAACGTGGGAACTCCTAAGAGGAATTTTGAGGGTATGACATAGGAACAGAGCTAAGATCATTACGGACTTGAAAAACTTATAAGATAGGGACTAGAAATTGGAGGATTTCCATCTACTTTGTGATACTTTAAACACAGACTTTAAGCATCTCTGTATATATtgaaatgttttttgtttgtttctagtaTTTAACAACTTTTAAAATGAGTTTCACTGTGGATTTAAATAACACCtgtacacagagaaaacaaatactacttcTCCCTGTCTTTAGTGTTGCCACTAAAAAGTGGTTTCACATTACTGCTTTTCTATGGAGGGCTGCAGGAGGTggtaaaagagggaaaaaaagaaaaacagctgtAACCATTAAGGGAAGCAAAACCACTCTGTGCATAAGTCTGCTGTCCTTTAAATGCACAATTATTCTGCCCAGCCTTCCAGTTGTATCTGAGACATACTCATTTTATAACAAGCTTTGAAAAAAAGGAGGTGCCCTGTTTATGCCAGGTAATCAGTCCATCTCAGAGGAATGCCAGTCATTCTAAACTCAACCAAAatcagatattttaaataaaaactttagTTCAAGCACATGAGGTAATATAAAAGTTGAACCTGCTTTGATTTTATCTtggtaaataaatgaaagatattttaaataaaaactttagTTTAGGCACATGTTTCCCTAATGAAATACCTACAGAGAATACATTGTGCTACTTCTCTTAGTTGATTTTGTCTTATTATAGATCTCAGGCTACACATGAAGACATAtaggttttgtctgtctttgttGTAGAAAACTCAGTCTGACATGTAGCCCATATCCCAGGCAGACCTTGAGTATTACTCTGGATAGTAATCTTGGacaatattttgttttccttaaatgAAAGAGCCCCAGTAAAAGAAGGCATACTAAATCATGATTTTAGAAATGCCTCTTTTATAAGAGGTTTTTGAAAGAGTGAGAAGACTTAACTAGCTAGAAAGGAGGATTGTACCTGAGATCTTAGACattttgtttcacttttatttgatttaaaaagaaataaaaagaaaatgaaaataaaaacatgactttccttcagaaaaaaaaaatgtcaaaagtttGTGGACATCATTctaatataaagaatgaagaatcATAAATCCAGAAAACTATATAGAGTGCCATAAACACTAATTTGGGTGTTCTCAGTCATAAACTTCAGCACTAAAATAATAATCAGGTGGAAAAGTGTCAGCCTTAGAAAGACTGTCTCCAAAAGAAATATTCTGAACCCAAATTCACCAAATTCTCAAGCATGTGGTTTTCAgttttctattgtgttttacTGTCTGTAGAAATAGCCTGTATAGATCAAACAGTAAGTGGGTAAACAGCAAATCGACATCCCTTCAGTAAAACGAGCCCACggactgaaaataattttaagaaattttattcACATCATTCCATGAAATGTCTTCTGTAGCAAATGACATTtagctttttatattttcaatgagTGTTAGACATGCACATaccatgctaagtaaaataattatatacacattttgccatttttttattaagaaaatctttggaaaaatatatatgtgtgtgtgtatgcatatatatatgtgtgtgtgtgtgtgtatatacacacacacacacacatatatatatataatgcttgCAATTCATTGTATTAGAAGATTGTTTTTTCAAAAACTGTAATATCTAATACTTTAGCAAGAACCTTTAAGCCCAAATGCATAATTTAAATCTAAATATTCTATTTATATTCATGCCACTATTtccactttaaatattttgaaactttTGCTAAATCTGACCTTAGGAAACTCTATCTTTAACTATTCAGCTGGTTTCATTGTCTAGCAAATTTGGCAATAATTCTTAAAGTTAACTCACTGAACAGCACAAATGCTCCTTTGGAAGGTAATTACTAATGAAACAACTACCTCTTTTTACAAGGGTCTCCGTAGCTACTTGCCAGACTGTTCCATCAAAAGTTGAGCCTGCTTTGATTATCTTtggtaaataaatgaaagagagattggagagaatgtgtgtgagtgtgagaaagagagagagagggaagaacgGAGGAACGAGGTTGGGGGATCCTACTAACTAAACACACACTTACCTTCAGGTCCGGAGGGTGTTTACAAACAGGAACTAAAATATCCCAGCTGTCCTGGCTGGAATGAGCCTGCCATGCTTTAAAGAACACAGATGGGTTAAGTGTGACAATGTCCCATTGAGCAGGAGGGTGCCAGAGAAGCAAAATTAGGTGGAGCTGGCTGTGTCTTTCTTGTGTAATAGTGCACCCAAAAACCCGACGGACCTGCTTCTCAGCTGTCAGCATGAAGATATCACCTGAttcaggctttaaaaaaaaaaagcccaacccTCGGGCCTTCATAGGTTGGTCATTTTGACTTTGGGGCAGGCTAGTTCTCTTGGGCCATGGCAAAACAAAGGGCTTAAATTTCTTGCCCTAAGTGAAAAAAGGACAAAGACTTTGGTAAGGTCCCCTGGTGCATCAGGAATTTCTGATACATACTTGGTTCCCCCTTTGCTGGTAAGGAAACCAAAATGAGTCATTCCTGCACCTGTTGCTCTACCAGCCCCACGTTGTTCTCCTACCTAATAAACAAACCTTTATTTTCCATAGGAGGATGTCCTATCTGTGCACTTAAAACCTGAATGGAGAAATTGTAGTAGGGTCATTAGTGAGGGGCCTTGTCTGTACTGCACTGAAATCGGTTTTATAAAAAGTCACACTTAACACAACGTGAATTGTGTACTGGCATCCTTGAGAAAGCTGTGAAGCATCAAGTTGGAAATAATCACCAGGACTGAGATGGGGTTTCTTGTTGACTTTCAGGAGTTTGGGGAATAACTGGGCCCTACCTGAGAATGGCCATATGATTCTGAGTAATCCTGAAAGCCTTCTCCATTAAGTAGTTTCCATCCTGTGTTCTCTTTGCTTTTACTCTCCAGTTAGAAGCTGGAGGATTTCAAAAGTGCCCTGGCAATGCTTGATTAAATACTAGAGCTGAATAACAACCTGGCATACCTCCTTCACTTCCTTTCATGGAGTATGAAAGGGAGAGAGTGAAACTGCACTTTCTGGGATATTCTGCACGTAAATATTTGGAGACTGGCGCTAAGGTCTATTCAGCTCAGTAAGCCTGAGGTTCAGGCTTAGTTTCTGTTGTGCAAGAGGATAGGTTTCCAACTGCTGGGAGAGAAGATGAAACTTTAGCTAAGGTACAAGAGCCTTCAAATTGAATGCAAAGAATCTGCCCAGTTAATTAGCCCCAGGAAAGAACAAGGTAATTCTATAGTTTCAAATTTTCTGGAGCCCAAAAGCCCCTTCAGAGTTTGATTAGAAATAGAGCCAACCCCTAAAAAATACTCACGCAAAGGATATTTAAGCTCTGTCTGCACTGGCATGAAGAAAAGCAAGTTAAATGTAATCAAGCACGTGGCTACTAAGCAACAGCTTAATAGAATGCAGTTGGCTATTTTCATATTTGCCCAGTTactaggaaaaaaacaacaacaaaaaaattgtaTGTCTGTACTTACAGAACTGAACATGACTTGGCAGGATTGGGTGTACCACACCCTTAGTGATTTTCCTAGATATGTGTATGAACATCATTACCACTTTCTGACCTGACTATAGTAATGATGGCCTATACTAGGCATGGAAATTACAAGGCACCTTTGCTACAACTCTCTGCTTTTACTACCAGAAGAGTCAAAGGTCATCAACCATGACCCTCTTTTCTAAGAGCCTAGCTGAGGCCTCAGAATCCTTTACATCATTGACCTTCCTGTCAACCACAAGCAAGTATTTAGGACTGACCCCGGAGGTAAATCCTATTTACTCTCCCTGCCATGAGCACATCTAGAAATAAAGTCATAAAACAAAAACTATGCATAAATTTAATGCCTCAGTTGTTACTTAGCTCACTTAATTGTGATCAGAATTCTTTGTGATATAACCTGAGTTGTAGTTAAAAGTAATATCTTGCCAAACAAACAAGTCTCAGTGAGATACATCTCCAGGTATATACTGGGTTCTAGGTAAGACTGATCCCATTTTGGCCCTTCTTTCTCCAGAGGAGCTCAACAATAAGGGACAATTACCTGATAAGGTCGTCATCCAAGCCAGCTGAGATGACACACTGTACAATGTTTACATAGGTTTTTTTTACTTTCCTACTATGGGGACTTTTGTCTTGCACTCTCCAATTACTCTACACCCATTAATTAAGTCTCACAATACATATTGGAAGAAGAAATACCTTCTCTTTGTCCAAAATTGTGGAACCACTAACAAGTAGAGTTTCCAGAACATGAAGTCACATTATTGTCACTAAAGGATAtaatataaaagttatattttatattttatatacatatatgttactGTATGACTAATATA from Manis pentadactyla isolate mManPen7 chromosome 9, mManPen7.hap1, whole genome shotgun sequence includes the following:
- the MUC15 gene encoding mucin-15, producing MLTSAKILLISILFSLLLFGSHGGEVLEKNRTQSMAKGLKTLENESVPLESETNLNSDKEDKETSNPKIRNFSFWDPSNETHGTTDFFDNLSSYNISGSPRPSPMTPESPPLIHSFVSKLPLNSSVTAHPNITSAVSPETFPWPLANDTVKTLDNNSITVGMLPPARNTASVKPTTGADGWLTTPSDSDTPYQETTPQPTLKFTNNSKIFPNTSDPQEENRNTGVVFGAILGAILGASLLSLAGYLLCGKRKTDSFSHRRLYDDRNEPVLRLDNAPGPYDVSFGNSNYYNPTANDSSSPAGQENAHDGIPMDDIPPLHTSV